The stretch of DNA TAACCCACCAAGAACACAGAACAATAAGACCGTATCTGTGAAACTTCCAAAGATCCTTCTGTAGCCACGTGCTGGAAGGTAGAACCAAGGTATAGGCCACTTGCATCTGAAACTAGCTTTCTGCACTTTGATTTTGTAACTGAGGTCAAGGGTGGAGAGGAAAACAGAGAGAACTGACATTACTAAGGACATTCTTGTGAAGTAAGGCTTGCGTATGGAAGAGAGCTGGTCTGTAACCGCTGATGCAATCTCTAGGAGCAAGTTGATGACGACGAAGAAGGCCATTACAGTAAAATGCCGAGATTTACTTTTTCGCTTTCGCTtgttagatgatgatgattgttcaTATACGGCCCTTAGTACTTGCTCGATATCTCGATGATCAGTAGTAGTTTCTAGTTTGCGCATTACTTTTTCCCacacttcttccttcttcccgCGTAAAGATGAACCCACCATGCTGAGACTCAGTGGAAGGTTATCACATAGGTCTACTACTCTTTCTGAAAGCTCTTTAAAACCATTATCCGGATAGTTTTGTCTAAAAGCATATCTGCAAAAGATCTCAAGAGCTTCTTCACTAGTAGGAAAATCCACATGGTATGTAGAATTAGAATCGATACTATGTTGCAGCAAGAGCTCTTCGTCTTCTGTGGTCACAATAATCCTACTTCCAGGACCAAACCAAGTAGTTTCCTTAGCCAAAGCCTCTAATTGCTTTAGATCATCCACATCATCAAGAATGATAAGCACTTTCAGGTTGCTTAGCCTTTCTTCTATAGCACCTAAATGGGATATCTTCATAccattttggtttaaaattttggaaagaagTTGCTCTTGTAATTGTATCATCAAACCGTACTCGTCAAGACCACTATTATAGCTCCCCTTAAGATTCTCCATAAAACAAGTAAGGTGAAAATGTCTAGAGAGTTGGCTATGTAAAGCCCTGGCGATGGTAGTCTTACCAATGCCTACAGGGCCACATATTCCAACAATCATAGCTCCTTCTTCAGTATCTAAATGTAGCAAAGATTTCATGTTCTGAAAATGTGCTTCCATACCAATCTTGTCTTCAAAATCCCTAGAGACTGTTGCAGCATTTAGGCTGTTTGAAACATCTCTTGAAACCTTTTCTATCAGATCCGCTTCACTATCCCTAAAAGGAAAGGGAGAGAGtgagaaataaaaattagacaCCGTGTTGTGGTAATGGTTCGTAGATTcacaaaattaagaattaaaataaaaattgaagaaaaaagaacaaaccagTTTCCGAAGTCTTCTCCTACTATGTTGGCAGCATCGTTCAAAGCTTGGCTCCATCTTAACCTCTCCTCCTTTGTTTTACTGGAACAAGCTTCATTGAAACCTCTCCCAAAAACTCCGGTCTGTTTACGCACATCAGATGGATCTGTTCCATACAAGACTGTCATCACTATTTGGCCCAGTTGTTCCCTACACTTCATAATCTCCACCAAATCTTCCAAACACCAGCTCGATGAAGCATAGTTCTTGGAGAACACCACGATTGAGATCCTAGATTCCCAAATCGCCTTTAAGATTTCAGGGGCAATGGTTTCGCCTCTCTTGATCTCATGATCATCGAACATGGTAATCCCGTTGTGGCTAAACTGTTTGCGTAAATGACTAAGAAAAGTTTTACGGACGTCTGGTCCGTGGAAGCTCACAAAGACGCCGTATCTCCAGTTGCgtgacggagaagaagaagaagtagaagccATGGGAGACTAGAGTATGGCGAGAAAAGCTCAAGATCACATATTACAAAAATCAAGAACGTCTCTGCATAAAGCCTTATATGATGATGGAAATGACtttcgagaaagagagaggaagaaacagTTCAGTCAAAGTCAATTCTAAAGTCTCCtcactcaaaacaaaaacaacaataattttCTAAGTAACATTACTACCAACTAAAGATGATGGTCCGTGCAGATTAGGTGGTTAATCTTAATCATCgctttaattaataaatttctgaGCATTTTCCCTGTAATTCCATATCGATTCATCATAATCATATAGGAAACCTCGTACGTATGTTACGTGGACAGGATTAAGTTAACATTAAGACAAATGAAGAAAACTTAGTTAAACGTGTTTGTTGAATTAGGTTCACAAAGTAGAACAAAAGGACATCCATCATATGCTTTGGTTACACAATTAGTTACCAGTTACCACACACCATCAGATCAAATCCAtaacaaatcttcttcttcttccaagcCCTCCGGATAAGTCTTGTGTCTTCACCGCCTTCTGTTGAGTGGTTTTGCTGAAGATGAAGTGCTAATTGTTGGTCTTTTAGCACCTGAGGCAAATCAAGAAAGATTCTATGACTCATGAGCAAACTGGCACTAAAGATCATACGCGTGTATAAGCAAGCATCTACTTCATATGATATTTCATATAAATCTAAGTAGGCTGTCACCTGATATGAGTGTAACTAGAAGCAGGCAGATTTGGTTTCTACGACACAAGTCAAAGAGTTGATGTATAGAGACATTACCTGTTAAAACCTTTGATGAGGAGCTAGTGGCAATTGACAGACGAGAAGGTCTGGTTTGGCCTGGTGGTTTCAAGGTCTGCTTCGGAATTTTTGATGGAAGAGTACTTCTGCTTTTAAaatcccaaaacaaaacaaacataagaatCTGTATCTGCATTCGGATTGTTCTTTTTTATGTGTGCTAGTAAGAGGATACTAACCTGTCTTTTGGGTCGGTTTTCCCCATTTTCACTGATTTCTCAGGTTTCTCAGTGGTCATGTGTGCTTCAGGTTGTTCGGTTATTTCAAGAGGCTTAGCAGTTTCAGGGAAAAGAGTCAACTCCACCGCACTGGATATGGATCCATCAGTTTCTGTTCCCATTGAAAGACAACTATCAGAGATATCACTCAATCTGTCCTCAGAATCTGCATCTGCAAGGCCTACGAGttcaacatcttcatcatcaaaatcaagtCCTTTTGCCCCGCCAGCAAATTTAGATGGTTCGTGAAAATCCTTTCGATGTTTACGTTCATCTGATGAATGTTGTGAACCAGAATCAGAATGCTTGCTACTATATTCGGAGCAGTTGTCAACATCTGAGTTTCCTCTTCCAAGTAAACCAGAGGCTNCAGAGGCCTTTCCTCGACGAGCATTTGGTGAAGCTCCAATAGAATGTCGTCTAGGTGATGAAGGTCCCACCAACCTTAAATTGCTTAAACCACGTTTCAGGACTGTTGCATTATTACCTTTTAGCTTCTGAAAATTCTGAAGCTCTTCATCTTTTTTAGCAATTACATCCTTCAAATTCGATACCTGTTGATATGAATAGTTTTGTTCTCTTAACCTTTCTTGGCCAAAATTTAATGGAAAGATagaaaaagatacaaaatacaAACCTGTTCCATGAGTTGTCTTACATCTCTACCCTCTTTATTACTTTTTGCAGCACCTAACTCCACACCAGAAACCCTTTCCGCGAATTTCAATGTGCTTACGGTCTCAGCATATGAGTCTCCATCAGGATTGACTTGGACAAACATAAGAGTTTTGGCTTGTCCTCCTAAAAAACAAGAGAGTATAGTTAAGGGAACCAACCAAGAAACAAATTTATGCAATAGATATAACTAAAATATCAGTATCATCTTCAAAGAGTGATAATGGAATACCCAAGGAACTTTGAAGGACTTGAGTCAATTTGCTGTTTCTGTAGGGAACATGAGGGTTCTTGTGTGCTAAAGCAAAGATGACGTCTCCAAGGGCTGAGAGCGATTTGTTGATATGTTGAGCTTCCTTGAGCCTATCTCCGGTAGCCTCAGAGCGATCAACTCTTTCACTTCCCGCGAGATCAACTAAATGTAAACTACCACGCAAAACTGAGTCCGTTTCCACATCGACACCACGCACATGAACAGAAAGAACACTGGAGATAATAGCCAACATNNNNNNNNNNNNNNNNNNNNNNNNNNNNNNNNNNNNNNNNNNNNNNNNNNNNNNNNNNNNNNNNNNNNNNNNNNNNNNNNNNNNNNNNNNNNNNNNNNNNNNNNNNNNNNNNNNNNNNNNNNNNNNNNNNNNNNNNNNNNNNNNNNNNNNNNNNNNNNNNNNNNNNNNNNNNNNNNNNNNNNNNNNNNNNNNNNNNNNNNNNNNNNNNNNNNNNNNNNNNNNNNNNNNNNNNNNNNNNNNNNNNNNNNNNNNNNNNNNNNNNNNNNNNNNNNNNNNNNNNNNNNNNNNNNNNNNNNNNNNNNNNNNNNNNNNNNNNNNNNNNNNNNNNNNNNNNNNNNNNNNNNNNNNNNNNNNNNNNNNNNNNNNNNNNNNNNNNNNNNNNNNNNNNNNNNNNNNNNNNNNNNNNNNNNNNNNNNNNNNNNNNNNNNNNNNNNNNNNNNNNNNNNNNNNNNNNNNNNNNNNNNNNNNNNNNNNNNNNNNNNNNNNNNNNNNNNNNNNNNNNNNNNNNNNNNNNNNNNNNNNNNNNNNNNNNNNNNNNNNNNNNNNNNNNNNNNNNNNNNNNNNNNNNNNNNNNNNNNNNNNNNNNNNNNNNNNNNNNNNNNNNNNNNNNNNNNNNNNNNNNNNNNNNNNNNNNNNNNNNNNNNNNNNNNNNNNNNNNNNNNNNNNNNNNNNNNNNNNNNNNNNNNNNNNNNNNNNNNNNNNNNNNNNNNNNNNNNNNNNNNNNNNNNNNNNNNNNNNNNNNNNNNNNNNNNNNNNNNNNNNNNNNNNNNNNNNNNNNNNNNNNNNNNNNNNNNNNNNNNNNNNNNNNNNNNNNNNNNNNNNNNNNNNNNNNNNNNNNNNNNNNNNNNNNNNNNNNNNNNNNNNNNNNNNNNNNNNNNNNNNNNNNNNNNNNNNNNNNNNNNNNNNNNNNNNNNNNNNNNNNNNNNNNNNNNNNNNNNNNNNNNNNNNNNNNNNNNNNNNNNNNNNNNNNNNNNNNNNNNNNNNNNNNNNNNNNNNNNNNNNNNNNNNNNNNNNNNNNNNNNNNNNNNNNNNNNNNNNNNNNNNNNNNNNNNNNNNNNNNNNNNNNNNNNNNNNNNNNNNNNNNNNNNNNNNNNNNNNNNNNNNNNNNNNNNNNNNNNNNNNNNNNNNNNNNNNNNNNNNNNNNNNNNNNNNNNNNNNNNNNNNNNNNNNNNNNNNNNNNNNNNNNNNNNNNNNNNNNNNNNNNNNNNNNNNNNNNNNNNNNNNNNNNNNNNNNNNNNNNNNNNNNNNNNNNNNNNNNNNNNNNNNNNNNNNNNNNNNNNNNNNNNNNNNNNNNNNNNNNNNNNNNNNNNNNNNNNNNNNNNNNNNNNNNNNNNNNNNNNNNNNNNNNNNNNNNNNNNNNNNNNNNNNNNNNNNNNNNNNNNNNNNNNNNNNNNNNNNNNNNNNNNNNNNNNNNNNNNNNNNNNNNNNNNNNNNNNNNNNNNNNNNNNNNNNNNNNNNNNNNNNNNNNNNNNNNNNNNNNNNNNNNNNNNNNNNNNNNNNNNNNNNNNNNNNNNNNNNNNNNNNNNNNNNNNNNNNNNNNNNNNNNNNNNNNNNNNNNNNNNNNCACCATCTGAAAGTATGTCACGAACTTGCTCGTTATATATCTCCACCATTTGAACACCAACTTCATACACGACAGTATTTTGTCTACTCTGAGTTAGGAGAAACAAATCATTCAAAGCTCTATAATTGACACCCCAATCTTCTTTTGAAGTGATGCTTGGCCCACTCTGTGTTAGCAAAAGAGAAATATGTCAGTTAGAAAAACTTATAATCCTTAGCTAAAGCAtagtattaacaaaatcaaacttttcatTTACCATTGTATAAGTTTTACCAGAACCCGTCTGACCATAGGCAAATATACAAACATTGTAGCCATCTAGAATTGATCGAATTAATGGTCGAGTATCTAGGAAAACCTCCTCTGCATAGAAAAACAGACTCAGGAAATAAATAAGTATATTCTATAAAGAGTCCTTGACTAATTAACGTAGCTAATGCAGAAGAGATTAAGAGGGAAAGAAGTTTAAACCTTGAGTTGCCGCCTGACCGAaaactttgttaaatttaaacaaCCTATGGCTATCTTTCCCTTGCTTAAAGGGATTTGCAACCACCATTTCACCATTCTCACCAATGTACTCTATACTTGTCTGTCTATTGTTTTGCCCTGGAAGGAATGGTCTAATCCGACAATAGACTCTAATATTTCCTAGATagcaagagaaagaacaaaaatcattTCTTAAATGGTCTAATACAAACAAAGTACATTGACTAAAAGAGTTTTACCTTTCAATTCTTGCACTTCATTGTAGAGTCTTCGATTTTCTTCAAGGACCACATGGTAATTTTTAGCTGCATCAGCCACTCCTTTGAGCTTCAAACCTAagagaaatattataaataagaaaCCGTGTACTCTGAAATGAATTCATTGAGGCCAAGCAGAAATGAATCTTACCATAGTAATTTAGATCCTCAAAGTATTTCCTCTGTGTCATTAATACTtcatgttttatagatatgGAAGTAGCATTCAGCTCCTACAAAATTTCACAAATTCTATATCATCTAAATAACTAACATAGGTGACCAATGTTAACAAATACTATTTATAAAGTCAACCTGCAATGCTCCAGAATGGTTGTCTATAAAGTTTTGATAGATACATTCTTTTTTCTCCCATCTCTGAGATCTAGATTGGCACAGCTTCTCAAGTTCTTTCACCTTCCTACTGGAATCTACAACATGTAACTCAGCATCTTTTAACTTCTTCTCCAATTCGTCTCTAGTTTTTTGTGCTTTTGCTTCTAAATCCAAGCATTGGTTTTCATGTGTCTCTTTCACCACTTTGAGTTCCTGCTTCAGCTTGCGAATCTCAGCATCACTGCGctctttttcctttctcattCTCACCACATCCTTTTCTTCtgacctttctctctcttctattCTGTTTTTCTCAAGCTACAGTGCACAACCGCAAATACAACTATTAGAAAATCTGTAATAAATAAATCTAATACACAAGCCAAATGAAAAATGATGTATGAAGTCGCGTTATTAAGTACGAGGCTCACACACAATAGTTTTATGGTAGGATCTCTCAGACTGAACCTTTATCGAAATCTAGGACTGGTTTAGAGGCTATATTCCACAGGTAATATGTACAAAATTATGGGCCTAATGTAAACCAATTTTTCCAGATGCAAGAacgaaagtaaaagaaaaatatttattacctTTATATGCTCCATACAGTTCGTAACAATCTACAACAACGAAAAATAGCAATACCAATCAGTATTCAGTACGTGAAATAGAAATAAAGTGAATAGAAATACTGGAACCAGAGACAATTGTACCTCGTTTTCCTTTGTTGTCCCAGCTGCCAAGGTTTCTAAGACCTTTATTCTTGACCTGTATTTTTCTTCACGTAccctaaagagtatattttgcTGCACCAGTTTCATAAGCATATTTCATGACTTGGTCAGAAGGATGATATGTACATCACGAGAATAAATCAAGGAAGAAAGGACTTAAGGTGATCTTACGTTCTTTAGGTTATCAGCTTGAGTTGAGATTCTCTGTTCAATCACTTGCACAAGCGCGCTCAAGAGAGATGCCATAGCCTGAACAACACACgaaaaaagaaaggagagacATGATGGAGTAGAAGAGATATTCCATGAACTATGGAATGAAAATCTTGGTAAACACAGATAACATGAATCAATAGAAGGGTGTTATGAGAATTGTGAAGCTCAGTCTTTCGCTTACATGAGACACATGTCCATTCATTTTCGTCATGCTCTCATCTAGAAGCTTATCCAGCATGTCAAACAGTGACCTAGTCGGAGCATTCTGCCAAGGAAATGCAATTTGAATCAGAAACAGAGGCAATAGCTAAAAGGTTGGACACAGTTGACTAAAATTATGTTGGAAAACTTTACTCGTAAACTGTTTGATTTAAGTAATTCCGAAATTTTAGCATCAGATATATCAATCTCAGATCCTTCCTTCGACTGGAATTCATCAGTAAAGTTGCGCTCATCCCCTCTCGAATCTGAGTGGTCTTCTGGCAGGCTCCATCGCCTCCTTGCAGATAGTGAATTCTTATCATAACTACCATCGGAAAAACTTGCTTTAAGCGCCTTAAGGGACTGTAAAACTGGCACCATATCGCcctgtttttcatttttttattaggaTTCATAACTCAATAGAAAAACACAAGACAGggcagagaaaataaaagatatggGAGCAGAAATCATGCAATCTCATCATCAAAATAGCAAATCAGACAATAGCCATGACTAGAAAAAATGTTGCACCTAGAAGTGTCTACACCGAATTGGTTCGATTTATTATAGCAAAAGTGGCAACCCAACAACCACTTTATCAATATGACTTGGGATAATTCTATAcaaaccaacatgtcttttCGAATTTAAGAAATGATTTCTTTTCCACGGAAACAAAGAATCATATCcaagaaaacataacaaacctgTTCTATGTCTGAAACTTCGAACCTAGGCAGGGCCATTTCATCCATAGCAGTCAGAAACCGTTCAATTTTTATACTAGCAGGCTCAAAGCTGCCTCCCTACAGAATAACCAAAGAGAGTGAGTCTAGTGCAAAGTAAGGGAATAAGGACACATAATCAGAGgcttaaagaaatatatatatatatatatatatatatatatatatatataagccaaATGGTCatcaaaaattgaaaagtaCCATTCTCATTGACCCAGGACTAAGCTGGTTTAAAAGGCTACATAATACAGTTCCATCCTTCAAGCATGCTCTCAGTTCATCCTCTGAAGCTTCCCATGGTAACTTTAAATAAGGAAGTGTCTCATTTAACCACTCCACCAAACTCTGATGACCTGCGGGTGAGATATTTAAGAAGAAATAGACAAAGAGTAAGAACAAAAACCATCATCCCATTTCCTTACACCTAATAATACGAAATACGATCTTAAAGTTTCATTTATGCCATGACTAcgttgtaattttaaaaaatcgacTCAATTCAAGATAATCAATCGTACTTTTCCATAGTCCCTAATCACTCACTCAAGTTCTTTCAAAACAACGAAAAGATTTAAATGAATTAGCATTAGGAAAGGTAAACAGCAAACAAGTGAGTAGATAACATTACCTTTCTTATTATCATCATTCATGCTTTCACGGCTTTCTGATCCATCGAAACTCAGAATGCTAGATCCATCTGATCGAACATAGACACCATTCATATTGGCGTCCTGTCCCAGACGACTGCTCATTCAACTCAGAGATTACGCAGCTCCCAGAATTATAGTAGTGATAAAAGACCCTGAACCAGGAAGCCAACAACGAAGTAAGCTGTCAATGTTAATTGTCTATACTTCCTAAGCCATGGTAACCTTACTTCATCATTCTACACCAAAACCCACCCCTACGATAAAAATGCCCTATCAAATGCTTTCAATTTCAGGTAACGCAAGTTTCCAAATTAAAGAGATAAAAGTTAGTTCCCACCAAGATTTCAACATCTCGCATAGCGAATATAGCCACAATGTCGACAAAATCAACCAACAAAATCAGCTCAAAATCACGCAGATCCAATCAAAAACCCTAAGAAAACCATCTACCCCTTTATAACACAGAGACGAAGgccccaagaaaaaaaaacacgataCGAACCTAAAACGCCATGAGAAAGAAAGGTTGTAGATAAACCTCTAGAGAAGTGTAGACAGACGAAGGAGAACAGGCGGAGTGAAATATCtacgaaggaaaaaaaaaatcagaaatttcaCGGCGAGAAATTGGAGGCGGAAGTTTGAATCCCTTCGTCGCCGGAAGAGAAGAAATTTCGAAATTTTTTCCCAGTCGCACGATTTTGCTCTCACTGTTCCccctttttctctctaattttatttctttttatatttattttttattttagattccgagaaaaacaaacaattgcTAATTGGGGTTCGATTTCGAACTtcgaaaaaagaaacaaaaaccaaaaaaaaaaaaaaaagttttttttgtctactttggaaattaaagtaattataaatatgtttttgattttgctttACGCTATGTATGTATATAGTCTTGGTGGGCCCTACCCTCGTACTATAGAGAAATAAGGTTTCCCTTTTCCCCAACTTCCCGCTTTTTCccatccaaattttttttattattgttttttctgAAACTGGATTTCATCTTTCGGCCCACTTTAGCCCAATTGAAGGCCCGGACTAACGGAACCCATCCTACCATTACCAATATTTAAAGTGTGCCTAATCTTATAATTTTTCGTGTA from Camelina sativa cultivar DH55 chromosome 9, Cs, whole genome shotgun sequence encodes:
- the LOC104714716 gene encoding disease resistance protein RML1A-like, giving the protein MASTSSSSPSRNWRYGVFVSFHGPDVRKTFLSHLRKQFSHNGITMFDDHEIKRGETIAPEILKAIWESRISIVVFSKNYASSSWCLEDLVEIMKCREQLGQIVMTVLYGTDPSDVRKQTGVFGRGFNEACSSKTKEERLRWSQALNDAANIVGEDFGNWDSEADLIEKVSRDVSNSLNAATVSRDFEDKIGMEAHFQNMKSLLHLDTEEGAMIVGICGPVGIGKTTIARALHSQLSRHFHLTCFMENLKGSYNSGLDEYGLMIQLQEQLLSKILNQNGMKISHLGAIEERLSNLKVLIILDDVDDLKQLEALAKETTWFGPGSRIIVTTEDEELLLQHSIDSNSTYHVDFPTSEEALEIFCRYAFRQNYPDNGFKELSERVVDLCDNLPLSLSMVGSSLRGKKEEVWEKVMRKLETTTDHRDIEQVLRAVYEQSSSSNKRKRKSKSRHFTVMAFFVVINLLLEIASAVTDQLSSIRKPYFTRMSLVMSVLSVFLSTLDLSYKIKVQKASFRCKWPIPWFYLPARGYRRIFGSFTDTVLLFCVLGGLIVSTINYCFVVKGENGPIKVSSIWPLFFAIGMVASKFMEKPLISKDYSL
- the LOC104716081 gene encoding kinesin-like protein KIN-14G translates to MSSRLGQDANMNGVYVRSDGSSILSFDGSESRESMNDDNKKGHQSLVEWLNETLPYLKLPWEASEDELRACLKDGTVLCSLLNQLSPGSMRMGGSFEPASIKIERFLTAMDEMALPRFEVSDIEQGDMVPVLQSLKALKASFSDGSYDKNSLSARRRWSLPEDHSDSRGDERNFTDEFQSKEGSEIDISDAKISELLKSNSLRNAPTRSLFDMLDKLLDESMTKMNGHVSHAMASLLSALVQVIEQRISTQADNLKNQNILFRVREEKYRSRIKVLETLAAGTTKENEIVTNCMEHIKLEKNRIEERERSEEKDVVRMRKEKERSDAEIRKLKQELKVVKETHENQCLDLEAKAQKTRDELEKKLKDAELHVVDSSRKVKELEKLCQSRSQRWEKKECIYQNFIDNHSGALQELNATSISIKHEVLMTQRKYFEDLNYYGLKLKGVADAAKNYHVVLEENRRLYNEVQELKGNIRVYCRIRPFLPGQNNRQTSIEYIGENGEMVVANPFKQGKDSHRLFKFNKVFGQAATQEEVFLDTRPLIRSILDGYNVCIFAYGQTGSGKTYTMSGPSITSKEDWGVNYRALNDLFLLTQSRQNTVVYEVGVQMVEIYNEQVRDILSDGVLSVHVRGVDVETDSVLRGSLHLVDLAGSERVDRSEATGDRLKEAQHINKSLSALGDVIFALAHKNPHVPYRNSKLTQVLQSSLGGQAKTLMFVQVNPDGDSYAETVSTLKFAERVSGVELGAAKSNKEGRDVRQLMEQVSNLKDVIAKKDEELQNFQKLKGNNATVLKRGLSNLRLVGPSSPRRHSIGASPNARRGKASXASGLLGRGNSDVDNCSEYSSKHSDSGSQHSSDERKHRKDFHEPSKFAGGAKGLDFDDEDVELVGLADADSEDRLSDISDSCLSMGTETDGSISSAVELTLFPETAKPLEITEQPEAHMTTEKPEKSVKMGKTDPKDRSTLPSKIPKQTLKPPGQTRPSRLSIATSSSSKVLTGAKRPTISTSSSAKPLNRRR